A segment of the Thermodesulfobacteriota bacterium genome:
CTTAATCACCGAGTTCAATTGTTTGATCCGAGTGGTATTTTCATTTTCAAGTTTGGCTCGGCTGGCAGTGGCGATGGTCAGTTTAGTGAGGGTGCTGGCCCTTTTGGCATTGATGTGGATAAAAATAGGTTCAGAATATACGTTGCTGACACATTTAATAATCGTGTCCAGGTTTTTCAGGGTATCAGTCAGGGTGAAGGAGGAGGAGGAACGGATAAGGATGGCGATGGGGTAGACAACGAGCTTGACATTGATTCAGACAACGACGGGATTCCAAACTCTCTTGAAAGACCCGTAATGTTATCTCAATCACTCGCTGAGACTTCTCAGATATTAGAGGATGGGATTTTAGATAACCCTGATGAAGATGGGATTCCTAATGAACTCGACCTTGATTCGGATGGGGACGGTATTCCAGATGTTGTAGAGGCTGGAGGGGAGGATGAGGATGGAGACGGAATAATAGATGATTTTACCGATGTCAACGGAAATGGACTCGCAGACATAGTTGAGGAAGCATTAGGGGGCTTACCGCTTCCTTTGCCGGACACGGACGGTGACGGAGTTCCCGATTTCTTGGATTCTAATTCGGATGGCGATAGACCTACGGATGTTCGAGAGGCAGGGGGGGTTGATGACAACGGAGATGGGATTTTAGATGATTTACTTGATGAAAATGGAGACGGGCTTGCAGACAGTGTTCAAACCAGTGCAGGCGGGGAGCCTCTTCCGCTTTTAGATTTAGATGAGGACGGAGTGCCTGACTTTCAAGACAGCAACCAAGCCACTGGAGGTGAAGGTGGAGGAGGGAGCGGGGGTTGTTCTATAGCATCAGCAGGAGCAACACCATCAATTCCACTATATCTTCTGCTACTTGTTCTTGTTGTAATGAGGAGAATGTGGAGAAGGTATGGGAACAAGAATTAAAGAGATGAAGATTTGAGCAAATCCCCACTGGCTCTCTTTTTCCAAAGGAGGGAATACAAATCCCCTCTCTAACTCCTCTTTACGAAAAGGGAGAATTTTCAATCTTTTTATGCACTTTGCAATTGTCTGAGAATACTAGCATTTTTATTAAGTAGCTGGAAACAAAGCCCTGCCACCGAATACTTTATGTCAAATGAAGTAAAGTCCATTGATTCTACTATCCCCTCTACCAAAAAACATATGCGGTCTTCTGGTATCATCTCCTCTGGACTCGGTGACAATAACCACTGCTGTCCTTTTTGTGATTCAACATATGCCAGTTTTAATTCCTCCCCTCAGAGGACTTATTTCCTTGACAGCAGTTATTATAATCTATCTACTCCAATTGTCGGACAGCCTGTAGAACTACGGGGTATTCAACAGGTATTTTAATAAATAACTAGAAGTAAATCTTACAAAAAAATAGAGGCGGGATTAACGTCGCCCCTATTTTAAGGATGAATATTTTCAGGACTAAATATTTGATCCAGTCAAAAGTTTAATTTTGACCTTTTAGTTATAGGATTTAACAAGGAGGTGCAAAACATTCGTAGCAATTTGGACACCTTCCACCTGTTTTCTCCTCTAATTTCCCCACCTTTACAACCTCTATCTTAAACTCCTTCTTCGGCTTTTCAACCTCTACATTTTCCTCTTTCCGACTTGATTTTCGCTTCTTGCTTATCTTTTTCACCCTCACCCTCCTTCTCCTAATTTTAGGCAAACATTATACAATCTTTAACTATATGTCATAGCATTGCTCTCCCATTTAAACCCGGCTTGACAAAAGGGGAGCAGTACAAAAATTTGACCCCTATTTTTATATATTTTTAATTTTATTATGGCTAGGGTATGGCGAGACACTGTCGACTGACTAGGCAACAACCCTCAGAACCAGCGTCGCATGTATGCACGCCATCGACCCATTTCGCGCCGCTAAGAATCGCTTTGAACAGATTCGCATTGCTTAAGTCTGCTCCTGAAAGATCTGCGTTACGAAGTATTGCGTCACTAAGGTTTGCCCCGCTAAGATTGGCATTTATCAGTTTGGCGTCGGTAAAGTCCGCTGCAACCAGATCTACACGGCTCAAATTCGCTCCAGTCAGATCCGCACGTATAAATTTTGCCGATATTGCTCGGGAACCGTGAAAATCAACAGAGGTCATATTCGCATCAGTGAAATCAGCGTCAATGAAATCCCTAAGCTCTAGCCCCGGGTCAAATGTACTTAGATCTTGTCCCATCAGGTTAGAGCCTATAAACTTCGCCTCAATGAGCTTCGTAAACTCCAGGTTTGCTGTTGTCAAATCTGTATGACTCAAATCCGCTCCCCTAAGATCGGCGGAAAAAAACGAAGTGCCAGTCAGAATCGCCATATCTAATTTCGCACTCTTTAGATTGGCCTGGTTAAGATTTGCTCTGGTCAGATTGGCGCCGCGCAGATTCGCTCCTTCCATTTTGGTACCATTCAAAAGCGCTTCTGTCAGGTCGCAACCACTCCAGCAAACGCCGGTAAGATCCAGTAAAAAACATACATCGGTAGGCGGAGGACGAAGGGCGCAACAGCATGCTTCGGCCCGCCCCGGACTAAGGGGGCAGCATGATGTTGGGCAGGCACTTGTGCAGTCACCGGGTCCGCCACCCCCCAAGCCTGGCGGAACAGAGTCGTCCTCACCATCATCGCCGCATCCGACATAAAACATCAAGGCACTTATCACGATTATCGATGCGAGGGTGCTTTTTCTCGTCATTGGTTTCATCCTCCTACATAAAAGGTCTAATGTTCGACGTGTTCTCCAGGGAGAATTTCCTCGGTATCTCCGGAAGATTCCAACTTCAGAAAGTAATCTCCGCGGAACCATACCTCCGGCGGGATATCATGCTGCTCCACTATGATCTCGTATTTACCCGTAGCCGGTATGGTCAAATTCATTTCAATTGGAACATCCTCTGTTATCTCCTCATTGAGAGGACTGCCGCTTTCTGCATTGCGAAGTATTAAAGTAGCCTGTGATCCCAGATGCCCGGTTGACGGGTTTTCTACGTGCCGGAGCGTTATTTCATCCCCCTCGGTCGCATCGAAACTGAAGGTATCCCCGGTCAGGCCTGCCCGGCCTCGCATCGTCCCCCAGAGCAGCATTCGCGACAGCCGATGCAAGAACAGGAACACCTAAAGCGGCACCAGTTTGCCTGACCTCGAAACCTGACCCGACCTCAACAAAGTCTACTGTAACAGTATTACTGCTTAATTCTAAAGTCAAACTTATGGTTATACAAGCCCCGAGGACCAGCACAGATAAGTTCCCCGGCGAAATCATTCTCATCTTGAAAGAAACACTCCCATTTGCCATATTGACTTCCAATACCGTCTGAGGCAGTGTAAAAATGCGTCCGTTCTACGGGTGTCGTGAAATGGTGCAAACCCGTGCTCCTAAAAGCGGGTCCTGTGCATATCCAGCAATACTTGCTTACGGCAGTTCCGAAGAACTTGTCTGTAAGGTAAACTCGACATCGCCTCCTCTTACATCCCTCAACGGGAATAAAGTCAGAAAGTAAAGTGGTAAAACATAAGTTATGAGTAGTTTTGTTTTACTCATTCCAAATCCCTCCTTAGATTTTTTGTATACGATTATAAACTCTAATTTAGGAAAATCCAAAAAGCGCAGAAGCAGAAGTAAAATAAAAGAATAGGGGTCAGACACCGTCTTACATATTATTTGTCAATTAATTTTTAAAGAATATTCAGGATCAAACGGCACCTTGTTCTTAAGTACTCCGTAAATCAAATGAACCAATTTCCTCATTGCAGCGCCAACTAATAAGGCATAGCTCCCCTGAATTTCTTGATGGGAGAGCTATGCTTAAAGAGCTAGTGAGGATTAATAAAGGGGACGTGATAGTATGAGAGGTGACTCCTCATAATCTGTTAGAATTGGATTATAAATATAGGTATAAATATAGGGACAGACGTGCCTATTTACCTTCTTCTTCTAATCATCCTAAACCCAATTGCAAATACTGGGACTAAAGGAATAAGTATATTTATAAAAGCCGTACCAGCCTGAGCAGAGCCTCCAATAGTGCAACCTCCATTGCTATCCCCTTGTAGATCGACGATAGTCGGTTGTACTGTAGGTGTGGCCGTTGGAGATGGTGTAGGAGTAGGGGTGGGTGTGGGAGTAGGGCTAGGGGTGGGTGTTGGGGTTGGAGTCGGTGTAGGTGTGGGTGGTGGTTGGACAACTGATTGCACTGCTGCAAAAGCATCTATTCTTCCGGAACCAAAAGTATTATCTGTTCCCGGAGGCCCTAAATCCACAGCCGTATTTCTCAATGCGTCTGAAACCTCTGAAGGAGAGAGTTTTTCATATGTGAGCATTGATCCAGATTTTGCCATAGATAGGTTTTCTTCGGCCTCTAATAAAAGCGCTGCCACTCCTGCGGCATGAGGAGCAGCCGCGGAAGTTCCAAAGAAGGGGACTGAAAAATCACCTGCGCCAGTAATTGAAACACCATCAGGTGCAACCAATTCCGGTTTCAATCTGCCGTCATTGGTCGGGCCTCGAGAGCTATAAGGTCTTATTTCATCTATACTTTGCAGAACTCCCAAGCCACTCGCGCCAATGGAAAGTACTAAATCGGCATCACTGTTATTTGCAATACTACTTTCAGGTACAATAAATTCATCAAGACTGGGGAGACCCAGAACAAACAAATCCAACTCCCTTGGCTCGGCATTGCCGATTCCTAGAAACTTGAGAGAATCAAAGATTACTATACCAACTGTTAGAGGATCTAACCCATTATTCGTTACTCCTATGAATTCGGCTGGATTATCATCACCATCTTGAGGATTAATGGAAAAGAAGGTGGTCAATAATACGGATAGAATAAAGTCGTCCGATGAGCTTGGATCGGCAGGGCCGATTAGTGCAATATCATAATCGTTATCCGCGGCGCCAAATGGATCATCCCACTGGAGAACAATTCTAACATCAGCACCGGCGGGTATAGTAACATCTAGTGTCTCCCCAGCTAGATCATTGAATGGCTGTCCAAGGCTTTCATCAAATTCATGAAATCCATCGGTATCGGTATCGGTAAACATTCCCTGATAATGACTCAGAGCATCATTTCCGACTGCTATGAAATTCGCCACTCCCGCGAGTGCCGAATCCGTGCTCTCCTGTGAAACAGCACTCGAGCCATCATATGGGCCAGCATTATAAAAGGCAATATCATCTGCAATTATGTCTACGACTTCGGTAAGACATCTTCTTGCTCTCCTATGCTCTAAATCAGAACCTAATCCAGGCGCAAAGAAAAGTTCCGCTCCGGGTGCTACATCATGGATGATCTCTGCCATTGCCGTGCCTTCTGCCCCTGTAGTCACATCAGGCCTGGCACCTGGTGTTGATGTCACAGGAGAAAATCCCGGGCATGGATCATCGATACTTATACCTCCGCCAGTTAACGGAGAGGAAGGTATATTAACACCACCCGATGCCAAATCCCCACTTCCTATGCTCTCTGTGAGGCCATTAATTCCATCTGATATGACTCCTACTTTTACACCTGTTCCAGCTACCGCAAAAGTCTCCCTCGCCTCATCTGCGCCAAGTACAGCATCTCCTTCTGTTTGAACTGAACCCGCATTAGTAAAGCCATAATTTGGCAAATCAATGAACTTAACAAAAGGCAATTCTGATATATGATCGATGTTGTCTGGTTTAACCCCCCCCTGGACTAAATTTAGCGATTTATCATATATTTCAATATTTACTCCTTCGCTTTTTAGTTTCTCTAAGTTTTGCTGGTTTAATTCATAAAGAGTGATGTAGACTCGAGCCATTCCCTCCTGATCATATTTAACAGCATCTCTTGCGAAAGATAGGGGTTCAATTTTCTCTGACTTGAGAGATTGAGTTTCCGCACTTTCACTCCTCAAAGCATTGGAAAGTGCAGATGAAATTTTCGTGTCTTCTTTTGATCTGGTAATCAAGTTATCGGCATCGCTTGAAAGAGCGAAGGCTAAAGATAACGTACCTAAGAGAATTATTGATTTAATCATTTTTCCATCCCTCCCTTAATTTGATACTCCATATGGAGGTAAATCGATGGATTTAACATATGGAAGTCCGCTAATTATCTTTATCTTGCTGGGTAATGCCCAACCCTGAACCAGTTTCTGCTTATTATCATATATGTCGATGGTTACACCGTGTTTCTTGAGATCCTCTAGCCTGGATTCATCGATCTCATGTAATTGGATGTAAATTTGTATTTCTCCTTGTTCATTAATCCGTGCGGATTTGTCAACAAAAGTTAAGACTTGCTCTTTGTTTTGTGTGTCTGATTCTAATTCTTCTATGACACTATGGAGGCTGGATGAAATTTTTCGTTCGGTTTTCTTTTCTCCTGTGGAATTGTTACCTTGCGAGCAAGAAGAGATTAGTATTATAATGACAATAAAATACGAAAAGATTGATGGGCACATAATATATCGATCAAATTATTTGCGCACTGACGGATTTTTTGCAGCAAGAGAGACCGTAGAAATTAAAATGGGCAGAAAAATATTATAACAGTATAAGTCCAAGGAAACCGTACTCGTACAGGAAGGCAAAAAGTAATGTTTAATATGAGAGAAAACTACCCCGTCCATTTCCACTTAGCCTCTGAAATTTTTTATCTAACTATAACCCCTACAATATTTAAAAGTCAACTAAAACTCTTCAGATTAGATTATTAGGATTATCCCTGAGACAGTAATAACAGTAGAAGGTAAAGAAACTCAAATTATATGGTATAGATTAGGCTATGCAGGGTTGCGTCCCCTTTTCCTTCTTGGAGGATATTTTATTGGACAACCTTGAAAGACACGTCTAAAAGATAAACAGTTTAATGATATGCACGGATATGCTTATCTTTTTTCCATCTCCTATTCCCTAGATATATGAGGTAGTTTCTCCGTAACGATATATGTGCCTTTCTTGACTTTATCCATTTCCTATTGCCAAGGTATTTAAGAAAAGCTCTTGTTGTTGCTACCATCATATAATAATAGAAGTTTTCAAATATAAAAGTCAAGGGGATCATTTTTAAAAATTACCTAACGGTGCGTTCGGAGAGACCACCCCACATTCTCGCAAATATTAGCGGGACACGAATGTCCCGCCTATCGGGGTTTGTATAGATGCTCATTCGACTGGCGGGGTTTTCCAACACCGCATGAACACCAGAGCTGCCCTCAGCCGTGAGATAATCGAAGGATCGAACGTTTGAGGAGTTATGCCCTAGGTATCATCGTACTTCGACTCCGGTCGGTCCTGGTGCTTGACTTGGCTCAGCACAGTTACTTCGACTCCGCTCAGCACAGGCACTTCGACAGTTCGACAAGCTCACGGCTCAGTGTTAACGGATTTATGCTCATTTATACTCACTTAATATTGTAATGTAAGTCTAATCCGTGCATCCTGAGCCTGTCCTG
Coding sequences within it:
- a CDS encoding S8 family serine peptidase; translated protein: MIKSIILLGTLSLAFALSSDADNLITRSKEDTKISSALSNALRSESAETQSLKSEKIEPLSFARDAVKYDQEGMARVYITLYELNQQNLEKLKSEGVNIEIYDKSLNLVQGGVKPDNIDHISELPFVKFIDLPNYGFTNAGSVQTEGDAVLGADEARETFAVAGTGVKVGVISDGINGLTESIGSGDLASGGVNIPSSPLTGGGISIDDPCPGFSPVTSTPGARPDVTTGAEGTAMAEIIHDVAPGAELFFAPGLGSDLEHRRARRCLTEVVDIIADDIAFYNAGPYDGSSAVSQESTDSALAGVANFIAVGNDALSHYQGMFTDTDTDGFHEFDESLGQPFNDLAGETLDVTIPAGADVRIVLQWDDPFGAADNDYDIALIGPADPSSSDDFILSVLLTTFFSINPQDGDDNPAEFIGVTNNGLDPLTVGIVIFDSLKFLGIGNAEPRELDLFVLGLPSLDEFIVPESSIANNSDADLVLSIGASGLGVLQSIDEIRPYSSRGPTNDGRLKPELVAPDGVSITGAGDFSVPFFGTSAAAPHAAGVAALLLEAEENLSMAKSGSMLTYEKLSPSEVSDALRNTAVDLGPPGTDNTFGSGRIDAFAAVQSVVQPPPTPTPTPTPTPTPSPTPTPTPTPTPSPTATPTVQPTIVDLQGDSNGGCTIGGSAQAGTAFINILIPLVPVFAIGFRMIRRRR
- a CDS encoding PPC domain-containing protein, giving the protein MRGRAGLTGDTFSFDATEGDEITLRHVENPSTGHLGSQATLILRNAESGSPLNEEITEDVPIEMNLTIPATGKYEIIVEQHDIPPEVWFRGDYFLKLESSGDTEEILPGEHVEH
- a CDS encoding pentapeptide repeat-containing protein → MTRKSTLASIIVISALMFYVGCGDDGEDDSVPPGLGGGGPGDCTSACPTSCCPLSPGRAEACCCALRPPPTDVCFLLDLTGVCWSGCDLTEALLNGTKMEGANLRGANLTRANLNQANLKSAKLDMAILTGTSFFSADLRGADLSHTDLTTANLEFTKLIEAKFIGSNLMGQDLSTFDPGLELRDFIDADFTDANMTSVDFHGSRAISAKFIRADLTGANLSRVDLVAADFTDAKLINANLSGANLSDAILRNADLSGADLSNANLFKAILSGAKWVDGVHTCDAGSEGCCLVSRQCLAIP